From Bos javanicus breed banteng chromosome 5, ARS-OSU_banteng_1.0, whole genome shotgun sequence, the proteins below share one genomic window:
- the LOC133247346 gene encoding keratin, type II cuticular Hb3: MTCGFSTVGSGFGSRAFSCVSACGPRPGRCCITAAPYRGISCYRGLTGGFGSRSICGGFRAGSFGRSFGYRSGGVGGLSPPCITTVSVNESLLTPLNLEIDPNAQCVKQEEKEQIKCLNNRFAAFIDKVRFLEQQNKLLETKLQFYQNRQCCESNLEPLFEGYIETLRREAECVEADSGRLSSELNHVQEVLEGYKKKYEEEVALRATAENEFVALKKDVDCAYIRKSDLEANSEALIQEIDFLRRLYEEEIRVLQANISDTSVIVKMDNSRDLNMDNIVAEIKAQYDDIASRSRAEAESWYRSKCEEIKATVIRHGETLRRTKEEINELNRVIQRLTAEVENAKCQNSKLEAAVTQAEQQGEVALNDARCKLAGLEEALQKAKQDMACLLKEYQEVMNSKLGLDIEIATYRRLLEGEEQRLCEGVGAVNVCVSSSRGGVVCGDLCVSGSRPVTGSVCSAPCSGNLAVSTGLCAPCGQLNTTCGGGSCSLGRC; the protein is encoded by the exons ATGACCTGTGGCTTCAGCACTGTGGGCTCTGGATTCGGCAGTCGCGCCTTCAGCTGCGTCTCCGCCTGCGGACCCCGGCCCGGCCGCTGCTGCATCACGGCCGCCCCCTACCGCGGCATCTCCTGCTACCGCGGCCTCACCGGGGGCTTCGGTAGCCGCAGCATCTGCGGGGGCTTCCGTGCTGGCTCCTTCGGCCGCAGCTTCGGGTACCGCTCCGGTGGCGTGGGCGGCCTCAGCCCTCCCTGCATCACCACCGTGTCAGTCAATGAGAGCCTCCTCACGCCCCTCAACCTGGAGATCGACCCCAATGCGCAGTGCgtgaagcaagaggagaaggaacagATCAAGTGTCTCAACAACAGGTTCGCTGCCTTCATCGACAAG GTGCGCTTCCTGGAGCAGCAGAACAAACTACTGGAGACCAAGCTGCAGTTCTATCAGAACCGCCAGTGCTGCGAGAGCAACCTCGAGCCCCTGTTCGAGGGCTACATCGAGACACTGAGGCGGGAGGCCGAGTGCGTGGAGGCTGACAGCGGAAGGCTGTCTTCGGAGCTCAACCACGTGCAGGAGGTGCTGGAGGGCTACAAGAAGAA GTATGAAGAAGAAGTTGCTCTTCGGGCCACAGCGGAGAACGAGTTTGTGGCTCTAAAGAAG GATGTGGACTGCGCCTACATCCGCAAGTCAGACCTGGAGGCCAACTCGGAGGCCCTGATCCAGGAGATCGATTTCCTGCGGCGGTTGTATGAGGAG GAGATCCGTGTTCTCCAAGCCAACATCTCAGACACCTCGGTCATCGTCAAGATGGACAACAGCCGGGACCTGAACATGGACAATATTGTCGCTGAGATCAAGGCCCAGTATGATGACATCGCCAGCCGCAGCCGGGCTGAGGCTGAGAGCTGGTACCGCAGCAAG TGTGAGGAGATCAAGGCCACGGTGATCCGGCATGGGGAGACCCTGCGCCGCACCAAGGAGGAGATCAACGAGCTGAACCGCGTGATCCAGAGGCTGACAGCTGAGGTTGAGAATGCCAAGTGCCAG AACTCCAAGCTGGAGGCTGCAGTGACCCAGGCTGAGCAGCAGGGCGAGGTGGCCCTCAACGATGCCCGCTGCAAGCTGGCCGGGCTGGAGGAGGCCCTGCAGAAGGCCAAGCAGGACATGGCCTGCCTGCTCAAGGAGTACCAGGAGGTGATGAACTCCAAGCTGGGCCTGGACATCGAGATCGCCACCTACAGGCGCCTGCTGGAGGGCGAGGAGCAGAG GCTGTGTGAAGGCGTTGGAGCTGTGAATGTCT GTGTCAGCAGCTCCCGCGGCGGGGTCGTCTGCGGAGACCTCTGCGTGTCGGGCTCCCGGCCGGTGACGGGCAGCGTCTGCAGCGCTCCCTGCAGCGGGAACCTGGCGGTGAGCACCGGCCTGTGCGCGCCCTGCGGCCAGCTCAACACCACCTGCGGAGGGGGTTCCTGCAGCCTGGGGAGGTGCTAG